A genome region from Apus apus isolate bApuApu2 chromosome 2, bApuApu2.pri.cur, whole genome shotgun sequence includes the following:
- the LOC127381239 gene encoding proteoglycan 4-like isoform X8: METLHPWRPCTHLETLHPWRPCTLGDPAPTWRPCTLGDPAPTWRPCTLGDPAPTWRPCTLGDPAPMETLHSWRPCTHLETLHPWRPCTHLETLHPWRPCTHGDPAPLETLHPWRPCTHLETLHPWRPCTHLETLHPWRPCTHGDPALMETLHPWRPCTHLETLHPWRPCTHLETLHPWRPCTHGDPALMETLHLWRPCTLGDPALMKTLHPWRPCTHLETLHPWRPCTHEDPAPMETLHPPGDPAPMETLHSWRPCTLGDPAPTWRPCTLGDAAPLETLHSWRPCTLGDPAPTWRPCTLGDPALMETLHSWRPCTRMRSGLHARFPPPPRSPPPPPGTAPNKAASRLPSRSCPRGREGTRGEGSGPRAPRCPPVPPGAPRCPPVPPAPVSPARPPRTEPSRAGPNREGRSFGLGHAPPPAARSQ; this comes from the exons ATGGAGACCCTGCATCCTTGGAGACCCTGCACCCACCTGGAGACCCTGCACCCTTGGAGACCCTGCACCCTTGGAGACCCTGCACCCACCTGGAGACCCTGCACCCTTGGAGACCCTGCACCCACCTGGAGACCCTGCACCCTTGGAGACCCTGCACCCACCTGGAGACCCTGCACCCTTGGAGACCCTGCACCCATGGAgaccctgcactcatggagacCCTGCACCCAC CTGGAGACCCTGCACCCTTGGAGACCCTGCACCCACCTGGAGACCCTGCACCCTTGGAGACCCTGCACCCATGGAGACCCTGCACCCTTGGAGACCCTGCACCCTTGGAGACCCTGCACCCACCTGGAGACCCTGCACCCTTGGAGACCCTGCACCCACCTGGAGACCCTGCACCCTTGGAGACCCTGCACCCATGGAgaccctgcactcatggagacCCTGCACCCTTGGAGACCCTGCACCCAC CTGGAGACCCTGCACCCTTGGAGACCCTGCACCCACCTGGAGACCCTGCACCCATGGAGACCCTGCACCCATGGAgaccctgcactcatggagacCCTGCACCTTTGGAGACCCTGCACCCTTGGAGACCCTGCACTCATGAAGACCCTGCACCCTTGGAGACCCTGCACCCACTTGGAGACCCTGCACCCATGGAGACCCTGCACTCATGAAGACCCTGCACCCATGGAGACCCTGCACCCAC CTGGAGACCCTGCACCCATGGAgaccctgcactcatggagacCCTGCACCCTTGGAGACCCTGCACCCACCTGGAGACCCTGCACCCTTGGAGACGCTGCACCCTTGGAgaccctgcactcatggagacCCTGCACCCTTGGAGACCCTGCACCCACCTGGAGACCCTGCACCCTTGGAgaccctgcactcatggagaccctgcactcatggagacCCTGCACCCGCATGAGGAGTGGGCTCCATGCGAGgttcccgccccccccccgaagccccccgccccctcccggTACCGCCCCCAATAAAGCTGCTTCTCGCCTTCCCAGCCGCTCTTGCCcccggggcagggaggggacgCGTGGGGAGGGGTCAGGGCCCCGTGCCCCCCGGTGCCCCCCGGTGCCCCCCGGTGCCCCCCGGTGCCCCCcggtgcccccagccccggtTTCACCAGCGCGGCCGCCCCGAACCGAACCGAGCCGAGCGGGGCCGAACCGGGAGGGGCGGAGCTTCGGGCTCGGCCACGCCCCCCCCCCGGCCGCTCGCAGCCAATAG
- the LOC127381239 gene encoding uncharacterized protein LOC127381239 isoform X26 — METLHPWRPCTHLETLHPWRPCTLGDPAPTWRPCTLGDPAPTWRPCTLGDPAPTWRPCTLGDPAPMETLHSWRPCTHLEILHPWRPCTHGDPAPTWRPCTLGDPAPTWRPCTLGDPAPMETLHPWRPCTLGDPAPTWRPCTLGDPAPTWRPCTLGDPAPMETLHSWRPCTLGDPAPTWRPCTLGDPAPTWRPCTLGDPALMKTLHPPGDPAPMETLHSWRPCTLGDPAPTWRPCTLGDAAPLETLHSWRPCTLGDPAPTWRPCTLGDPALMETLHSWRPCTRMRSGLHARFPPPPRSPPPPPGTAPNKAASRLPSRSCPRGREGTRGEGSGPRAPRCPPVPPGAPRCPPVPPAPVSPARPPRTEPSRAGPNREGRSFGLGHAPPPAARSQ; from the exons ATGGAGACCCTGCATCCTTGGAGACCCTGCACCCACCTGGAGACCCTGCACCCTTGGAGACCCTGCACCCTTGGAGACCCTGCACCCACCTGGAGACCCTGCACCCTTGGAGACCCTGCACCCACCTGGAGACCCTGCACCCTTGGAGACCCTGCACCCACCTGGAGACCCTGCACCCTTGGAGACCCTGCACCCATGGAgaccctgcactcatggagacCCTGCACCCACCTGGAGATCCTGCACCCTTGGAgaccctgcactcatggagacCCTGCACCCAC CTGGAGACCCTGCACCCTTGGAGACCCTGCACCCACCTGGAGACCCTGCACCCTTGGAGACCCTGCACCCATGGAGACCCTGCACCCTTGGAGACCCTGCACCCTTGGAGACCCTGCACCCACCTGGAGACCCTGCACCCTTGGAGACCCTGCACCCACCTGGAGACCCTGCACCCTTGGAGACCCTGCACCCATGGAgaccctgcactcatggagacCCTGCACCCTTGGAGACCCTGCACCCAC CTGGAGACCCTGCACCCTTGGAGACCCTGCACCCAC CTGGAGACCCTGCACCCTTGGAGACCCTGCACTCATGAAGACCCTGCACCCACCTGGAGACCCTGCACCCATGGAgaccctgcactcatggagacCCTGCACCCTTGGAGACCCTGCACCCACCTGGAGACCCTGCACCCTTGGAGACGCTGCACCCTTGGAgaccctgcactcatggagacCCTGCACCCTTGGAGACCCTGCACCCACCTGGAGACCCTGCACCCTTGGAgaccctgcactcatggagaccctgcactcatggagacCCTGCACCCGCATGAGGAGTGGGCTCCATGCGAGgttcccgccccccccccgaagccccccgccccctcccggTACCGCCCCCAATAAAGCTGCTTCTCGCCTTCCCAGCCGCTCTTGCCcccggggcagggaggggacgCGTGGGGAGGGGTCAGGGCCCCGTGCCCCCCGGTGCCCCCCGGTGCCCCCCGGTGCCCCCCGGTGCCCCCcggtgcccccagccccggtTTCACCAGCGCGGCCGCCCCGAACCGAACCGAGCCGAGCGGGGCCGAACCGGGAGGGGCGGAGCTTCGGGCTCGGCCACGCCCCCCCCCCGGCCGCTCGCAGCCAATAG
- the LOC127381239 gene encoding basic proline-rich protein-like isoform X25, whose protein sequence is METLHPWRPCTHLETLHPWRPCTLGDPAPTWRPCTLGDPAPTWRPCTLGDPAPTWRPCTLGDPAPMETLHSWRPCTHLEILHPWRPCTHGDPAPTWRPCTLGDPAPTWRPCTLGDPAPMETLHSWRPCTLGDPAPTWGPCTHGDPAPLETLHPPGDPAPLETLHPPGDPAPMETLHPWRPCTHGDPAPTWRPCTLGDPALMKTLHPPGDPAPMETLHSWRPCTLGDPAPTWRPCTLGDAAPLETLHSWRPCTLGDPAPTWRPCTLGDPALMETLHSWRPCTRMRSGLHARFPPPPRSPPPPPGTAPNKAASRLPSRSCPRGREGTRGEGSGPRAPRCPPVPPGAPRCPPVPPAPVSPARPPRTEPSRAGPNREGRSFGLGHAPPPAARSQ, encoded by the exons ATGGAGACCCTGCATCCTTGGAGACCCTGCACCCACCTGGAGACCCTGCACCCTTGGAGACCCTGCACCCTTGGAGACCCTGCACCCACCTGGAGACCCTGCACCCTTGGAGACCCTGCACCCACCTGGAGACCCTGCACCCTTGGAGACCCTGCACCCACCTGGAGACCCTGCACCCTTGGAGACCCTGCACCCATGGAgaccctgcactcatggagacCCTGCACCCACCTGGAGATCCTGCACCCTTGGAgaccctgcactcatggagacCCTGCACCCAC CTGGAGACCCTGCACCCTTGGAGACCCTGCACCCACCTGGAGACCCTGCACCCTTGGAGACCCTGCACCCATGGAgaccctgcactcatggagacCCTGCACCCTTGGAGACCCTGCACCCACCTGGGGACCCTGCACCCATGGAGACCCTGCACCCTTGGAGACCCTGCACCCACCTGGAGACCCTGCACCCTTGGAGACCCTGCACCCACCTGGAGACCCTGCACCCATGGAGACCCTGCACCCATGGAgaccctgcactcatggagacCCTGCAC CCACCTGGAGACCCTGCACCCTTGGAGACCCTGCACTCATGAAGACCCTGCACCCACCTGGAGACCCTGCACCCATGGAgaccctgcactcatggagacCCTGCACCCTTGGAGACCCTGCACCCACCTGGAGACCCTGCACCCTTGGAGACGCTGCACCCTTGGAgaccctgcactcatggagacCCTGCACCCTTGGAGACCCTGCACCCACCTGGAGACCCTGCACCCTTGGAgaccctgcactcatggagaccctgcactcatggagacCCTGCACCCGCATGAGGAGTGGGCTCCATGCGAGgttcccgccccccccccgaagccccccgccccctcccggTACCGCCCCCAATAAAGCTGCTTCTCGCCTTCCCAGCCGCTCTTGCCcccggggcagggaggggacgCGTGGGGAGGGGTCAGGGCCCCGTGCCCCCCGGTGCCCCCCGGTGCCCCCCGGTGCCCCCCGGTGCCCCCcggtgcccccagccccggtTTCACCAGCGCGGCCGCCCCGAACCGAACCGAGCCGAGCGGGGCCGAACCGGGAGGGGCGGAGCTTCGGGCTCGGCCACGCCCCCCCCCCGGCCGCTCGCAGCCAATAG
- the LOC127381239 gene encoding proteoglycan 4-like isoform X1, with translation METLHPWRPCTHLETLHPWRPCTLGDPAPTWRPCTLGDPAPTWRPCTLGDPAPTWRPCTLGDPAPMETLHSWRPCTHLEILHPWRPCTHGDPAPTWRSCTLGDPALMETLHPPGDPAPLETLHPPGDPAPLETLHPWRPCTLGDPAPLETLHPPGDPAPLETLHPPGDPAPLETLHPWRPCTHGDPAPLETLHPPGDPAPMETLHPWRPCTHLETLHPWRPCTHLETLHPWRPCTHGDPALMETLHLWRPCTLGDPALMKTLHPWRPCTHLETLHPWRPCTHEDPAPMETLHPPGDPAPMETLHSWRPCTLGDPAPTWRPCTLGDAAPLETLHSWRPCTLGDPAPTWRPCTLGDPALMETLHSWRPCTRMRSGLHARFPPPPRSPPPPPGTAPNKAASRLPSRSCPRGREGTRGEGSGPRAPRCPPVPPGAPRCPPVPPAPVSPARPPRTEPSRAGPNREGRSFGLGHAPPPAARSQ, from the exons ATGGAGACCCTGCATCCTTGGAGACCCTGCACCCACCTGGAGACCCTGCACCCTTGGAGACCCTGCACCCTTGGAGACCCTGCACCCACCTGGAGACCCTGCACCCTTGGAGACCCTGCACCCACCTGGAGACCCTGCACCCTTGGAGACCCTGCACCCACCTGGAGACCCTGCACCCTTGGAGACCCTGCACCCATGGAgaccctgcactcatggagacCCTGCACCCACCTGGAGATCCTGCACCCTTGGAgaccctgcactcatggagacCCTGCACCCACCTGGAGATCCTGCACCCTTGGAgaccctgcactcatggagacCCTGCACCCAC CTGGAGACCCTGCACCCTTGGAGACCCTGCACCCACCTGGAGACCCTGCACCCTTGGAGACCCTGCACCCATGGAGACCCTGCACCCTTGGAGACCCTGCACCCTTGGAGACCCTGCACCCACCTGGAGACCCTGCACCCTTGGAGACCCTGCACCCACCTGGAGACCCTGCACCCTTGGAGACCCTGCACCCATGGAgaccctgcactcatggagacCCTGCACCCTTGGAGACCCTGCACCCACCTGGGGACCCTGCACCCATGGAGACCCTGCACCCTTGGAGACCCTGCACCCACCTGGAGACCCTGCACCCTTGGAGACCCTGCACCCACCTGGAGACCCTGCACCCATGGAGACCCTGCACCCATGGAgaccctgcactcatggagacCCTGCACCTTTGGAGACCCTGCACCCTTGGAGACCCTGCACTCATGAAGACCCTGCACCCTTGGAGACCCTGCACCCACTTGGAGACCCTGCACCCATGGAGACCCTGCACTCATGAAGACCCTGCACCCATGGAGACCCTGCACCCAC CTGGAGACCCTGCACCCATGGAgaccctgcactcatggagacCCTGCACCCTTGGAGACCCTGCACCCACCTGGAGACCCTGCACCCTTGGAGACGCTGCACCCTTGGAgaccctgcactcatggagacCCTGCACCCTTGGAGACCCTGCACCCACCTGGAGACCCTGCACCCTTGGAgaccctgcactcatggagaccctgcactcatggagacCCTGCACCCGCATGAGGAGTGGGCTCCATGCGAGgttcccgccccccccccgaagccccccgccccctcccggTACCGCCCCCAATAAAGCTGCTTCTCGCCTTCCCAGCCGCTCTTGCCcccggggcagggaggggacgCGTGGGGAGGGGTCAGGGCCCCGTGCCCCCCGGTGCCCCCCGGTGCCCCCCGGTGCCCCCCGGTGCCCCCcggtgcccccagccccggtTTCACCAGCGCGGCCGCCCCGAACCGAACCGAGCCGAGCGGGGCCGAACCGGGAGGGGCGGAGCTTCGGGCTCGGCCACGCCCCCCCCCCGGCCGCTCGCAGCCAATAG
- the LOC127381239 gene encoding uncharacterized protein LOC127381239 isoform X20, with product METLHPWRPCTHLETLHPWRPCTLGDPAPTWRPCTLGDPAPTWRPCTLGDPAPTWRPCTLGDPAPMETLHSWRPCTHLEILHPWRPCTHGDPAPTWRPCTLGDPAPTWRPCTLGDPAPMETLHPWRPCTLGDPAPTWRPCTLGDPAPTWRPCTLGDPAPMETLHSWRPCTLGDPAPTWGPCTHGDPAPLETLHPPGDPAPLETLHPPGDPAPMETLHPWRPCTHGDPAPLETLHPWRPCTHEDPAPTWRPCTLGDAAPLETLHSWRPCTLGDPAPTWRPCTLGDPALMETLHSWRPCTRMRSGLHARFPPPPRSPPPPPGTAPNKAASRLPSRSCPRGREGTRGEGSGPRAPRCPPVPPGAPRCPPVPPAPVSPARPPRTEPSRAGPNREGRSFGLGHAPPPAARSQ from the exons ATGGAGACCCTGCATCCTTGGAGACCCTGCACCCACCTGGAGACCCTGCACCCTTGGAGACCCTGCACCCTTGGAGACCCTGCACCCACCTGGAGACCCTGCACCCTTGGAGACCCTGCACCCACCTGGAGACCCTGCACCCTTGGAGACCCTGCACCCACCTGGAGACCCTGCACCCTTGGAGACCCTGCACCCATGGAgaccctgcactcatggagacCCTGCACCCACCTGGAGATCCTGCACCCTTGGAgaccctgcactcatggagacCCTGCACCCAC CTGGAGACCCTGCACCCTTGGAGACCCTGCACCCACCTGGAGACCCTGCACCCTTGGAGACCCTGCACCCATGGAGACCCTGCACCCTTGGAGACCCTGCACCCTTGGAGACCCTGCACCCACCTGGAGACCCTGCACCCTTGGAGACCCTGCACCCACCTGGAGACCCTGCACCCTTGGAGACCCTGCACCCATGGAgaccctgcactcatggagacCCTGCACCCTTGGAGACCCTGCACCCACCTGGGGACCCTGCACCCATGGAGACCCTGCACCCTTGGAGACCCTGCACCCACCTGGAGACCCTGCACCCTTGGAGACCCTGCACCCACCTGGAGACCCTGCACCCATGGAGACCCTGCACCCATGGAgaccctgcactcatggagacCCTGCACCTTTGGAGACCCTGCACCCTTGGAGACCCTGCACTCATGAAGACCCTGCACCC ACCTGGAGACCCTGCACCCTTGGAGACGCTGCACCCTTGGAgaccctgcactcatggagacCCTGCACCCTTGGAGACCCTGCACCCACCTGGAGACCCTGCACCCTTGGAgaccctgcactcatggagaccctgcactcatggagacCCTGCACCCGCATGAGGAGTGGGCTCCATGCGAGgttcccgccccccccccgaagccccccgccccctcccggTACCGCCCCCAATAAAGCTGCTTCTCGCCTTCCCAGCCGCTCTTGCCcccggggcagggaggggacgCGTGGGGAGGGGTCAGGGCCCCGTGCCCCCCGGTGCCCCCCGGTGCCCCCCGGTGCCCCCCGGTGCCCCCcggtgcccccagccccggtTTCACCAGCGCGGCCGCCCCGAACCGAACCGAGCCGAGCGGGGCCGAACCGGGAGGGGCGGAGCTTCGGGCTCGGCCACGCCCCCCCCCCGGCCGCTCGCAGCCAATAG
- the LOC127381239 gene encoding mucin-2-like isoform X35: METLHPPGDPAPLETLHSWRPCTHLETLHPWRPCTHLETLHPWRPCTHGDPAPLETLHPWRPCTHLETLHPWRPCTHLETLHPWRPCTHGDPALMETLHPWRPCTHLETLHPWRPCTHLETLHPWRPCTHGDPALMETLHLWRPCTLGDPALMKTLHPWRPCTHLETLHPWRPCTHEDPAPMETLHPPGDPAPMETLHSWRPCTLGDPAPTWRPCTLGDAAPLETLHSWRPCTLGDPAPTWRPCTLGDPALMETLHSWRPCTRMRSGLHARFPPPPRSPPPPPGTAPNKAASRLPSRSCPRGREGTRGEGSGPRAPRCPPVPPGAPRCPPVPPAPVSPARPPRTEPSRAGPNREGRSFGLGHAPPPAARSQ, encoded by the exons atggagacCCTGCACCCACCTGGAGATCCTGCACCCTTGGAgaccctgcactcatggagacCCTGCACCCAC CTGGAGACCCTGCACCCTTGGAGACCCTGCACCCACCTGGAGACCCTGCACCCTTGGAGACCCTGCACCCATGGAGACCCTGCACCCTTGGAGACCCTGCACCCTTGGAGACCCTGCACCCACCTGGAGACCCTGCACCCTTGGAGACCCTGCACCCACCTGGAGACCCTGCACCCTTGGAGACCCTGCACCCATGGAgaccctgcactcatggagacCCTGCACCCTTGGAGACCCTGCACCCAC CTGGAGACCCTGCACCCTTGGAGACCCTGCACCCACCTGGAGACCCTGCACCCATGGAGACCCTGCACCCATGGAgaccctgcactcatggagacCCTGCACCTTTGGAGACCCTGCACCCTTGGAGACCCTGCACTCATGAAGACCCTGCACCCTTGGAGACCCTGCACCCACTTGGAGACCCTGCACCCATGGAGACCCTGCACTCATGAAGACCCTGCACCCATGGAGACCCTGCACCCAC CTGGAGACCCTGCACCCATGGAgaccctgcactcatggagacCCTGCACCCTTGGAGACCCTGCACCCACCTGGAGACCCTGCACCCTTGGAGACGCTGCACCCTTGGAgaccctgcactcatggagacCCTGCACCCTTGGAGACCCTGCACCCACCTGGAGACCCTGCACCCTTGGAgaccctgcactcatggagaccctgcactcatggagacCCTGCACCCGCATGAGGAGTGGGCTCCATGCGAGgttcccgccccccccccgaagccccccgccccctcccggTACCGCCCCCAATAAAGCTGCTTCTCGCCTTCCCAGCCGCTCTTGCCcccggggcagggaggggacgCGTGGGGAGGGGTCAGGGCCCCGTGCCCCCCGGTGCCCCCCGGTGCCCCCCGGTGCCCCCCGGTGCCCCCcggtgcccccagccccggtTTCACCAGCGCGGCCGCCCCGAACCGAACCGAGCCGAGCGGGGCCGAACCGGGAGGGGCGGAGCTTCGGGCTCGGCCACGCCCCCCCCCCGGCCGCTCGCAGCCAATAG
- the LOC127381239 gene encoding keratinocyte proline-rich protein-like isoform X46, whose amino-acid sequence METLHPWRPCTHLETLHPWRPCTLGDPAPTWRPCTLGDPAPTWRPCTLGDPAPTWRPCTLGDPAPMETLHSWRPCTHLEILHPWRPCTHGDPAPTWRPCTLGDPAPTWRPCTLGDPAPMETLHPWRPCTLGDPAPTWRPCTLGDPAPTWRPCTLGDPAPMETLHSWRPCTLGDPAPTWRPCTHGDPAPMETLHSWRPCTLGDPALMETLHSWRPCTRMRSGLHARFPPPPRSPPPPPGTAPNKAASRLPSRSCPRGREGTRGEGSGPRAPRCPPVPPGAPRCPPVPPAPVSPARPPRTEPSRAGPNREGRSFGLGHAPPPAARSQ is encoded by the exons ATGGAGACCCTGCATCCTTGGAGACCCTGCACCCACCTGGAGACCCTGCACCCTTGGAGACCCTGCACCCTTGGAGACCCTGCACCCACCTGGAGACCCTGCACCCTTGGAGACCCTGCACCCACCTGGAGACCCTGCACCCTTGGAGACCCTGCACCCACCTGGAGACCCTGCACCCTTGGAGACCCTGCACCCATGGAgaccctgcactcatggagacCCTGCACCCACCTGGAGATCCTGCACCCTTGGAgaccctgcactcatggagacCCTGCACCCAC CTGGAGACCCTGCACCCTTGGAGACCCTGCACCCACCTGGAGACCCTGCACCCTTGGAGACCCTGCACCCATGGAGACCCTGCACCCTTGGAGACCCTGCACCCTTGGAGACCCTGCACCCACCTGGAGACCCTGCACCCTTGGAGACCCTGCACCCACCTGGAGACCCTGCACCCTTGGAGACCCTGCACCCATGGAgaccctgcactcatggagacCCTGCACCCTTGGAGACCCTGCACCCAC CTGGAGACCCTGCACCCATGGAGACCCTGCACCCATGGAgaccctgcactcatggagacCCTGCAC CCTTGGAgaccctgcactcatggagaccctgcactcatggagacCCTGCACCCGCATGAGGAGTGGGCTCCATGCGAGgttcccgccccccccccgaagccccccgccccctcccggTACCGCCCCCAATAAAGCTGCTTCTCGCCTTCCCAGCCGCTCTTGCCcccggggcagggaggggacgCGTGGGGAGGGGTCAGGGCCCCGTGCCCCCCGGTGCCCCCCGGTGCCCCCCGGTGCCCCCCGGTGCCCCCcggtgcccccagccccggtTTCACCAGCGCGGCCGCCCCGAACCGAACCGAGCCGAGCGGGGCCGAACCGGGAGGGGCGGAGCTTCGGGCTCGGCCACGCCCCCCCCCCGGCCGCTCGCAGCCAATAG
- the LOC127381239 gene encoding basic proline-rich protein-like isoform X30 encodes METLHPWRPCTHLETLHPWRPCTLGDPAPTWRPCTLGDPAPTWRPCTLGDPAPTWRPCTLGDPAPMETLHSWRPCTHLEILHPWRPCTHGDPAPTWRPCTLGDPAPMETLHSWRPCTLGDPAPTWGPCTHGDPAPLETLHPPGDPAPLETLHPPGDPAPMETLHPWRPCTHGDPAPTWRPCTLGDPALMKTLHPPGDPAPMETLHSWRPCTLGDPAPTWRPCTLGDAAPLETLHSWRPCTLGDPAPTWRPCTLGDPALMETLHSWRPCTRMRSGLHARFPPPPRSPPPPPGTAPNKAASRLPSRSCPRGREGTRGEGSGPRAPRCPPVPPGAPRCPPVPPAPVSPARPPRTEPSRAGPNREGRSFGLGHAPPPAARSQ; translated from the exons ATGGAGACCCTGCATCCTTGGAGACCCTGCACCCACCTGGAGACCCTGCACCCTTGGAGACCCTGCACCCTTGGAGACCCTGCACCCACCTGGAGACCCTGCACCCTTGGAGACCCTGCACCCACCTGGAGACCCTGCACCCTTGGAGACCCTGCACCCACCTGGAGACCCTGCACCCTTGGAGACCCTGCACCCATGGAgaccctgcactcatggagacCCTGCACCCACCTGGAGATCCTGCACCCTTGGAgaccctgcactcatggagacCCTGCACCCAC CTGGAGACCCTGCACCCTTGGAGACCCTGCACCCATGGAgaccctgcactcatggagacCCTGCACCCTTGGAGACCCTGCACCCACCTGGGGACCCTGCACCCATGGAGACCCTGCACCCTTGGAGACCCTGCACCCACCTGGAGACCCTGCACCCTTGGAGACCCTGCACCCACCTGGAGACCCTGCACCCATGGAGACCCTGCACCCATGGAgaccctgcactcatggagacCCTGCAC CCACCTGGAGACCCTGCACCCTTGGAGACCCTGCACTCATGAAGACCCTGCACCCACCTGGAGACCCTGCACCCATGGAgaccctgcactcatggagacCCTGCACCCTTGGAGACCCTGCACCCACCTGGAGACCCTGCACCCTTGGAGACGCTGCACCCTTGGAgaccctgcactcatggagacCCTGCACCCTTGGAGACCCTGCACCCACCTGGAGACCCTGCACCCTTGGAgaccctgcactcatggagaccctgcactcatggagacCCTGCACCCGCATGAGGAGTGGGCTCCATGCGAGgttcccgccccccccccgaagccccccgccccctcccggTACCGCCCCCAATAAAGCTGCTTCTCGCCTTCCCAGCCGCTCTTGCCcccggggcagggaggggacgCGTGGGGAGGGGTCAGGGCCCCGTGCCCCCCGGTGCCCCCCGGTGCCCCCCGGTGCCCCCCGGTGCCCCCcggtgcccccagccccggtTTCACCAGCGCGGCCGCCCCGAACCGAACCGAGCCGAGCGGGGCCGAACCGGGAGGGGCGGAGCTTCGGGCTCGGCCACGCCCCCCCCCCGGCCGCTCGCAGCCAATAG